From one Rhizobium sp. CIAT894 genomic stretch:
- the moaB gene encoding molybdenum cofactor biosynthesis protein B produces MAGLDEKRPFIAVGIAILTVSDTRTPETDKSGDTLAARIVEAGHRLVDRAIVPDDREKIAARVKAWTERDEIDVVITTGGTGFTGRDVTPEALEPLFEKRMDGFSAVFHRISYEKIGTATIQSRTTAGVANATFIFALPGSPGACRDAWDGILKGQLDYRSVPCNFVEIMPRLDEHLKRGAKP; encoded by the coding sequence ATGGCAGGTCTGGACGAAAAACGGCCCTTCATCGCCGTCGGCATTGCGATTCTCACAGTCTCGGATACGCGCACGCCGGAGACGGACAAGTCAGGCGACACGCTGGCGGCGCGGATCGTCGAGGCCGGCCACAGGCTGGTCGACCGGGCGATCGTGCCCGACGACCGGGAAAAAATCGCCGCACGGGTGAAGGCCTGGACCGAGCGCGATGAGATCGACGTCGTCATCACCACAGGCGGCACCGGCTTTACCGGCCGCGATGTGACGCCCGAGGCACTCGAGCCTTTGTTCGAAAAGCGCATGGACGGCTTTTCCGCCGTCTTTCACCGTATTTCCTATGAGAAGATCGGCACGGCGACGATCCAGTCGCGCACCACGGCGGGCGTTGCCAACGCCACCTTCATCTTTGCGCTGCCCGGCTCGCCCGGTGCCTGCCGAGATGCCTGGGACGGCATTCTGAAAGGGCAGCTCGATTACCGCAGCGTTCCCTGCAATTTCGTCGAGATCATGCCGCGTCTGGACGAGCACCTGAAACGCGGCGCCAAACCATAG
- a CDS encoding 4-(cytidine 5'-diphospho)-2-C-methyl-D-erythritol kinase, with product MMSSENRSHFSASCFGVTEEARAKINLALHVTGQRADGYHLLDMLVTFADCGDRLSFLPAQVDAFTLSGRFGETLAGDGGTNLVLRARDLLREVVGALAFPVHIHLEKNLPVASGIGGGSADAAATLRGLTRLWGMSLPVETVAGLALKLGADVPMCFESRPLIARGIGEKIEALPDLPGFAMVLANPLTGVSTPEVFRRLATKTNPALNLAADLAGTAGWLAAIGGARNDLEPPARELVPEISAISAMLQADGALLTRMSGSGATCFGIFSSMAAAQQAAAALHDARPDWYFQATETVSGGM from the coding sequence ATGATGTCATCCGAAAACCGCTCACACTTTTCGGCATCATGCTTCGGCGTCACCGAAGAGGCACGCGCGAAGATCAACCTCGCTTTGCATGTGACGGGCCAGCGAGCCGATGGCTATCATCTGCTCGATATGCTGGTGACCTTTGCCGATTGCGGCGACCGGCTGAGCTTCCTGCCCGCGCAGGTCGATGCCTTCACCCTGTCGGGCCGGTTCGGCGAGACGCTTGCCGGCGACGGCGGCACCAATCTGGTGCTGCGGGCGCGTGATCTGTTGCGCGAGGTCGTGGGCGCCCTCGCCTTCCCCGTCCATATTCACTTGGAAAAGAACCTGCCTGTTGCCTCCGGCATCGGCGGCGGTTCGGCCGATGCGGCAGCGACGCTGCGCGGTCTGACGCGGCTCTGGGGCATGAGCCTGCCGGTGGAAACGGTGGCCGGTCTCGCGCTCAAGCTCGGCGCCGACGTGCCGATGTGCTTCGAGAGCCGGCCGCTGATTGCCCGCGGCATCGGCGAAAAGATCGAAGCCCTGCCGGATCTGCCCGGCTTTGCCATGGTGCTCGCCAATCCGCTGACGGGCGTCTCGACGCCGGAGGTTTTCCGGCGGCTGGCCACCAAGACCAATCCGGCTCTGAACCTGGCTGCTGATCTCGCTGGCACTGCCGGCTGGCTCGCCGCGATCGGCGGTGCCCGGAACGACCTGGAACCGCCGGCGCGCGAACTTGTCCCTGAGATTTCGGCGATCTCGGCGATGCTGCAAGCCGATGGCGCCCTGCTCACCCGCATGTCCGGCTCCGGCGCCACCTGTTTCGGGATCTTTTCGAGCATGGCGGCTGCGCAACAGGCGGCTGCAGCCCTTCACGACGCGCGGCCGGACTGGTATTTCCAGGCGACGGAAACGGTTTCGGGAGGCATGTGA
- a CDS encoding tetratricopeptide repeat protein has protein sequence MRQRFAIRLLTSAALAAVLSLGVAAGVNAEDAAKTGDVAKTDSFDADSVTTFSGAFLAARTADVDHDYETAIELYKKALQIEPGNPEIRQRLMISLLLNGDIKDGVKYADDLKGDPSVERITTIVRGMDAMRRDDYKSAEAILKYKGPNDLDRMMNDLLLAWARVGAGRGKEALAMVEKMKGPDWVRIFQNYNAGTIAIVAGDVKSARKHLNDAVLDKEGGATAPDTFMRAVMALARLEAQQGNKQKALDAVSVGDNLLPNYAPLNALRDSIEKDEKQEQQVKTAEEGAAGVLFSVGGALNRDGAEDIVSLYLQTANALDPNSADTLVLLGGIAEKQNQMDRAIALYKKVPENSPMRRISELQLGLALAQGGKVDEARKHLQALIASDPKDIRSYLAYGSVLSDAKDYEAMAANYDKAVEAIGPIPGRVNWSVFFQRGIAYERLKKWDQAEPNFRKALELNPDQPQVLNYLGYSWIDMNRNLDEGLGMIKKAVDLRPDDGYIIDSLGWAYFRLNRFDDAVDELERAAQIKAGDATINDHLGDAYWRVGRKLEAVYQWNRALASEPEAAEIPKIKDKVANGLPPVSDDAKAADKKQPDPAPVTPPPVDKKS, from the coding sequence ATGCGGCAGAGATTTGCCATCCGTCTTCTTACGAGCGCAGCACTGGCGGCTGTTCTTTCGCTCGGCGTCGCCGCCGGCGTGAACGCCGAGGATGCGGCCAAGACGGGCGATGTGGCGAAGACCGACAGCTTCGATGCAGACAGCGTCACCACGTTCTCCGGCGCCTTCCTCGCGGCGCGCACGGCCGATGTCGATCATGACTATGAAACGGCGATCGAACTCTACAAGAAGGCACTGCAGATCGAGCCCGGCAATCCGGAGATCCGCCAGCGGCTGATGATCTCGCTGCTGCTCAACGGCGACATCAAGGACGGCGTCAAATATGCCGACGACCTGAAGGGCGATCCTTCCGTCGAGCGCATCACCACGATCGTGCGCGGCATGGATGCCATGCGCCGCGACGACTATAAGTCCGCCGAAGCCATCCTCAAATACAAGGGGCCGAACGATCTCGACCGGATGATGAACGACCTGCTGCTCGCCTGGGCCCGCGTCGGCGCCGGCCGCGGCAAGGAAGCGCTCGCCATGGTCGAGAAGATGAAGGGGCCGGACTGGGTCCGCATCTTCCAGAATTACAATGCCGGGACGATCGCCATCGTTGCCGGCGACGTGAAATCCGCCCGCAAGCATCTGAACGATGCCGTGCTCGACAAGGAAGGGGGCGCGACGGCGCCTGACACCTTCATGCGCGCTGTCATGGCGCTTGCCCGCCTTGAAGCCCAGCAGGGCAACAAGCAGAAGGCGCTCGACGCCGTTTCCGTCGGCGACAATCTGCTGCCGAATTATGCGCCGCTGAACGCGTTGCGCGACAGCATCGAAAAGGACGAGAAGCAGGAGCAGCAGGTCAAGACCGCCGAAGAAGGTGCGGCCGGCGTGCTGTTTTCGGTCGGCGGCGCGCTGAACCGCGATGGTGCCGAGGATATCGTCTCGCTCTATTTGCAGACGGCCAATGCGCTCGATCCGAACAGCGCCGATACGCTGGTGCTGCTCGGCGGCATTGCCGAAAAGCAGAACCAGATGGATCGCGCCATCGCGCTCTACAAGAAGGTGCCGGAGAATTCGCCGATGCGGCGCATCTCCGAGCTGCAGCTCGGCCTTGCTCTTGCCCAGGGCGGCAAGGTGGACGAGGCGCGCAAGCACCTGCAGGCGCTGATCGCCTCCGATCCGAAGGACATCCGCAGCTATCTCGCCTATGGCAGCGTGCTCTCCGATGCCAAGGACTACGAGGCGATGGCCGCCAATTACGACAAGGCCGTCGAAGCGATCGGCCCCATTCCCGGCCGCGTCAACTGGAGCGTCTTCTTCCAGCGCGGCATCGCCTATGAGCGGCTGAAGAAGTGGGACCAGGCGGAGCCGAACTTCCGCAAGGCGCTGGAACTCAATCCCGACCAGCCGCAGGTGCTGAACTATCTCGGCTATTCCTGGATCGACATGAACCGCAATCTCGACGAAGGTCTCGGCATGATCAAGAAGGCCGTCGACCTTCGCCCTGACGACGGCTATATCATCGATTCGCTCGGCTGGGCCTATTTCCGCCTCAACCGCTTCGACGATGCCGTCGACGAATTGGAGCGGGCAGCCCAGATCAAGGCCGGCGACGCGACGATCAACGACCATCTCGGCGACGCCTACTGGCGCGTCGGCCGCAAGCTCGAGGCCGTTTATCAATGGAACCGGGCGCTGGCCTCCGAGCCGGAAGCCGCCGAAATCCCGAAGATCAAGGACAAGGTCGCCAACGGCCTGCCTCCTGTCAGCGACGATGCCAAAGCCGCCGACAAGAAGCAGCCGGACCCGGCACCGGTCACCCCGCCGCCGGTCGACAAGAAATCCTGA
- a CDS encoding polyprenyl synthetase family protein, whose amino-acid sequence MGVVIPLEESKNKLASIKPLVDLTRADMERVNQLILSKAGSDVQMIPEVANHLISSGGKRLRPMLTLAAAALFDYRGENHVKLATSVEFMHTATLLHDDVVDESDLRRGKSTARMIWGNQASVLVGDFLLGQAFRMMVEVGSLDALDVLSSAACVIAEGEVLQLSVAKNMETTEDDYLAVIRAKTAALFAAAAEVGPIVAEAGKSGRNALKSYGMNLGLAFQLVDDALDYGGKAADLGKNVGDDFREGKITLPVILAYRRGTEDERAFWRDAIEAGNSTDANLEKALGLITKYGTLSDTIGRAVHYGTIARDALAPLPDTAWKSALMEVIDFCIERVN is encoded by the coding sequence TTGGGCGTGGTCATACCGCTTGAAGAAAGCAAAAACAAACTGGCATCCATCAAGCCATTGGTCGATCTCACCAGGGCGGATATGGAGCGGGTGAACCAGCTCATTTTGTCCAAGGCCGGCTCCGACGTGCAGATGATCCCCGAGGTGGCGAACCATCTGATCTCGTCCGGCGGCAAGCGGCTGCGGCCGATGCTGACGCTGGCAGCCGCCGCGCTGTTCGACTACAGGGGCGAAAACCACGTCAAGCTGGCGACCTCGGTCGAATTCATGCATACCGCAACGCTGCTGCATGACGACGTCGTCGACGAAAGCGACCTGCGCCGCGGCAAATCGACGGCGCGGATGATCTGGGGCAACCAGGCAAGCGTGCTGGTCGGCGACTTCCTGCTCGGCCAGGCCTTCCGCATGATGGTCGAAGTCGGCTCGCTCGATGCGCTCGACGTGCTGTCCTCGGCCGCCTGCGTGATCGCCGAAGGCGAAGTGCTGCAGCTTTCCGTCGCCAAGAACATGGAGACGACGGAGGACGATTATCTCGCCGTCATCCGCGCCAAGACCGCAGCGCTCTTTGCCGCCGCCGCCGAAGTCGGGCCGATCGTCGCCGAGGCCGGCAAATCCGGCCGCAACGCGCTGAAGTCCTATGGCATGAATCTCGGGCTTGCCTTCCAGCTCGTCGACGACGCGCTCGACTATGGCGGCAAGGCGGCCGATCTCGGCAAGAATGTCGGCGACGATTTCCGCGAGGGCAAGATCACCCTGCCGGTCATTCTCGCCTATCGCCGCGGCACCGAGGACGAGCGCGCCTTCTGGCGCGATGCGATCGAAGCCGGCAACAGCACCGACGCCAACCTCGAAAAGGCGCTGGGGCTGATCACCAAATATGGCACGCTCAGCGATACGATCGGCCGCGCCGTGCATTACGGCACGATCGCCCGCGATGCGCTTGCACCGCTTCCCGATACGGCCTGGAAATCCGCCCTGATGGAAGTGATCGATTTCTGCATCGAGCGCGTCAACTGA
- a CDS encoding DUF2007 domain-containing protein gives MHELIRANDPVLLSFAESLMKDAGIHCFIADQGMSVLEGSLGMLPRRLLVDEEMADQARRILIDAGLGGELREKK, from the coding sequence ATGCATGAGCTTATCCGCGCCAACGACCCCGTTCTGCTCTCCTTTGCCGAGAGTTTGATGAAGGACGCGGGAATTCACTGCTTCATCGCCGACCAGGGCATGAGCGTGCTGGAGGGCTCGCTCGGCATGCTGCCGCGCCGTCTGCTGGTGGATGAGGAGATGGCCGATCAGGCGCGCCGCATCCTGATCGATGCCGGTCTCGGCGGCGAGCTGCGCGAGAAGAAATGA
- a CDS encoding methyltransferase produces the protein MTGKPTDTVDAFHRGAFHVVQPKGRGHRSGMDAMLLAALVADERPVRVADLGAGAGAAGLAVASRLADAEVVLFERSAEMADYARRSILLAENAHVAGRLSVVEADVTLTAKARNDAGLIDESFHHVIMNPPFNDADDRRTPDALKAEAHAMTDGLFESWIRTAGAIMIPGGQLSLIARPESIAEIVDACGRRFGGIEVTAIHPRPGENAVRILVTAIKGSRARLSLRAALIMHEEGSHKFSPLVDDFNNGRAAYARL, from the coding sequence ATGACCGGAAAGCCCACCGACACCGTCGATGCCTTCCACCGCGGCGCCTTTCATGTGGTGCAGCCGAAGGGCAGGGGCCATCGCTCCGGCATGGATGCGATGCTGCTGGCAGCCCTCGTCGCCGACGAGCGCCCGGTCAGGGTTGCCGATCTCGGCGCCGGTGCGGGAGCTGCCGGCCTTGCCGTCGCCTCGCGGCTTGCGGATGCCGAGGTGGTGCTGTTCGAGCGTTCGGCCGAGATGGCCGATTATGCCCGCCGTAGCATCCTGCTGGCAGAAAACGCCCATGTCGCCGGCCGCCTCAGTGTCGTCGAGGCCGATGTGACGCTGACCGCCAAGGCGCGCAACGATGCCGGCCTCATCGATGAGAGTTTCCACCACGTCATCATGAACCCGCCCTTCAACGATGCCGACGACCGGCGCACGCCCGATGCGCTGAAGGCCGAAGCCCATGCGATGACCGACGGCCTGTTCGAGAGCTGGATCCGCACGGCGGGCGCGATCATGATCCCGGGCGGGCAATTGTCGCTGATCGCCAGGCCGGAATCGATTGCCGAGATCGTTGACGCCTGCGGCCGGCGCTTCGGCGGCATCGAAGTGACCGCCATTCATCCGCGCCCGGGTGAAAATGCCGTTCGTATCCTGGTGACCGCGATCAAGGGATCGCGGGCGCGGCTTTCGCTACGCGCCGCCCTCATCATGCACGAAGAGGGGAGCCACAAGTTCTCCCCTCTCGTCGATGATTTCAACAATGGCCGGGCGGCCTATGCCAGGCTTTAG
- a CDS encoding Nramp family divalent metal transporter, translating to MDALNPNANSGWRHERGEASLSDVYRTIGTGRHSSVWRRAAAFAGPGYMVAVGYMDPGNWATSLAGGSKFGYALLTVALLSNLMAIVLQSLCARLAIASGRDLAQACRDAFPKWVSVPLWAFAEIAIIATDIAEVIGTAIGLNLLMGIPLELGVLITALDVFVILFLQKLGFRWVEAFIIALLGVIAVCFGVQILLADPQWGAVLTGFFPTTEIVTNPEMLYLALGILGATVMPHNLYLHSGIVQTRAYGHTVREKKEALTFATIDSTVALCFALLINASILILAAAAFNAHGKTDVVELGDAYSLLSPLLGLAIAPTLFGIALLCCGLNSTVTATLAGQIVMEGFLKIRLKPWMRRLITRAIAIVPAAIVTIWYGDKGTAELLILTQVVLSLQLSFAVFPLVMFTASKAKMGELVAPRWLSGIAYLIAVVIAGLNVKLLFDFVTG from the coding sequence ATGGACGCCCTGAATCCGAATGCAAACAGCGGCTGGCGGCACGAACGCGGCGAGGCATCGCTATCGGATGTGTACCGCACCATCGGAACGGGGCGTCACAGTTCGGTATGGCGGCGGGCGGCGGCCTTCGCCGGGCCGGGCTACATGGTCGCCGTCGGCTATATGGACCCCGGCAACTGGGCGACCTCGCTCGCCGGCGGCTCGAAGTTCGGCTATGCGCTGCTGACCGTCGCCCTGCTTTCCAACCTGATGGCAATCGTGCTGCAATCGCTCTGCGCGCGCCTGGCGATCGCGTCCGGCCGCGATCTCGCACAGGCCTGCCGCGACGCCTTTCCGAAATGGGTCTCGGTGCCGCTCTGGGCCTTTGCCGAGATCGCCATCATCGCCACCGATATCGCCGAGGTGATCGGCACGGCGATCGGCCTCAACCTGTTGATGGGCATCCCGCTCGAACTCGGCGTGCTGATCACCGCGCTCGACGTCTTCGTCATCCTCTTCCTGCAGAAGCTCGGTTTCCGCTGGGTGGAAGCCTTCATCATCGCGCTGCTCGGCGTCATCGCGGTCTGCTTCGGCGTGCAGATCCTGCTTGCCGATCCGCAATGGGGCGCCGTGCTTACCGGCTTCTTCCCGACAACCGAGATCGTCACCAATCCGGAGATGCTCTACCTGGCGCTCGGCATTCTCGGCGCGACCGTCATGCCGCACAATCTCTACCTTCATTCCGGCATCGTGCAGACGCGGGCCTATGGCCATACCGTTCGTGAGAAGAAGGAGGCGCTGACTTTCGCGACGATCGACTCGACGGTGGCGCTGTGCTTCGCGCTGCTGATCAACGCCTCGATCCTGATCCTGGCGGCGGCCGCCTTCAATGCCCATGGCAAGACCGACGTCGTCGAACTCGGCGATGCCTATTCGCTGCTGTCGCCGCTGCTCGGTCTCGCCATCGCGCCGACGCTGTTCGGCATCGCGCTGCTGTGCTGCGGCCTGAACTCGACCGTCACCGCGACCCTTGCCGGCCAGATCGTCATGGAAGGCTTCCTCAAGATCAGGCTGAAGCCGTGGATGCGCCGGCTGATCACCCGCGCCATCGCCATCGTCCCGGCGGCGATCGTCACCATCTGGTATGGCGATAAGGGCACGGCCGAGCTTCTGATCCTCACACAAGTGGTGCTCAGCCTGCAGCTTTCCTTCGCCGTCTTCCCGCTTGTCATGTTCACCGCCAGCAAGGCCAAGATGGGCGAACTCGTAGCACCGCGCTGGCTGAGCGGCATCGCCTATCTGATCGCGGTCGTCATCGCCGGCCTGAACGTCAAGCTGCTGTTCGACTTCGTCACCGGCTAA
- a CDS encoding S49 family peptidase encodes MAGLLRKLLPKRFRKDGLTIPVVRLQGAIVSGGGQFRPALNLANVSPVLEKAFAMKDAPAVAITINSPGGSPVQSRLIFTRIRELAREKQKKVLVFVEDVAASGGYMIALAGDEIIADATSIVGSIGVVSGGFGFPELLKKIGVERRVYTAGENKVILDPFQPEKEKDIEYLKSLQLEIHQVFIAMVRERRAGKLKDDAAVFSGLFWSGTRGLELGLVDGLGDMRQELKRRYGQKTKLELVTAGRGLFGRRIPGVSPVTLESAASGLATGLVEAAEERALWSRFGL; translated from the coding sequence ATGGCCGGATTGTTGAGAAAACTGCTGCCGAAACGGTTCCGCAAGGATGGTCTCACCATCCCGGTCGTCCGGCTGCAGGGCGCAATCGTCAGCGGCGGCGGTCAATTCCGGCCGGCTCTCAATCTCGCCAATGTTTCCCCGGTTCTGGAAAAGGCCTTCGCCATGAAGGACGCGCCGGCGGTTGCCATAACAATCAATTCGCCGGGCGGTTCGCCCGTCCAGTCCCGGCTGATCTTCACCCGCATTCGCGAACTCGCCCGCGAGAAGCAGAAGAAGGTGCTGGTTTTCGTCGAGGATGTCGCGGCCTCCGGCGGCTACATGATCGCGCTTGCCGGCGACGAGATCATCGCCGACGCCACCTCGATCGTCGGCTCGATCGGCGTCGTCTCCGGCGGTTTCGGTTTTCCCGAACTGTTGAAGAAGATCGGCGTCGAGCGCCGCGTCTATACCGCCGGTGAGAACAAGGTGATCCTCGATCCGTTCCAGCCGGAAAAAGAAAAGGACATCGAGTATCTGAAGAGCCTGCAGCTCGAAATCCACCAGGTCTTCATCGCCATGGTGCGCGAGCGCCGCGCCGGCAAGCTGAAGGACGATGCGGCGGTCTTCTCCGGCCTGTTCTGGAGCGGCACCCGCGGCCTCGAGCTCGGCCTCGTCGACGGGCTCGGCGACATGCGCCAGGAGTTGAAGCGGCGCTACGGCCAGAAGACCAAGCTGGAACTCGTCACCGCCGGCCGCGGCCTGTTCGGCCGCCGCATTCCCGGCGTATCGCCTGTTACACTCGAAAGTGCCGCATCCGGTCTTGCGACAGGGCTTGTCGAAGCGGCCGAAGAAAGGGCATTGTGGAGCCGCTTCGGGCTTTAA
- a CDS encoding glycine--tRNA ligase subunit alpha, whose protein sequence is MSAIPDHMNPKRSFQALILTLHSYWADKGCAVLQPYDMEVGAGTFHPATTLRALGPKPWKAAYVQPSRRPSDGRYGENPNRLQHYYQYQVILKPNPPNLQELYLGSLAAIGLDPLLHDIRFVEDDWESPTLGAWGLGWECWCDGMEVSQFTYFQQVCGIECAPVAGELTYGLERLAMYVQGVDNVYDLNFNGREGDEKISYGDVFLQAEQEYSRHNFEFANTEMLHRHFVDAEKECRALLDAGAPGDNANQRLHKCVFPAYDQCIKASHVFNLLDARGVISVTERQSYILRVRTLAKACGEAFLLTDAGGVNLGKEAA, encoded by the coding sequence ATGTCAGCCATCCCAGACCATATGAACCCGAAGCGCTCCTTTCAGGCGCTGATCCTGACCCTGCATAGCTACTGGGCGGACAAGGGTTGCGCGGTGCTGCAGCCCTACGACATGGAAGTCGGCGCCGGCACCTTCCACCCGGCCACCACGCTGCGTGCCCTCGGCCCCAAGCCGTGGAAGGCCGCTTACGTCCAGCCGTCCCGCAGGCCGTCCGACGGACGTTATGGCGAAAATCCCAACCGCCTGCAGCATTATTACCAGTACCAGGTCATCCTGAAGCCGAACCCGCCCAATCTGCAGGAGCTTTATCTCGGCTCGCTGGCGGCGATCGGTCTCGATCCGCTGCTGCACGACATCCGCTTCGTCGAGGACGACTGGGAAAGCCCGACGCTCGGCGCCTGGGGCCTTGGCTGGGAATGCTGGTGCGATGGCATGGAAGTCTCGCAGTTCACCTATTTCCAGCAGGTCTGCGGCATCGAATGCGCGCCGGTCGCGGGCGAACTGACCTATGGCCTCGAGCGCCTCGCCATGTATGTCCAGGGCGTCGACAATGTCTACGACCTGAACTTCAACGGCCGCGAGGGCGACGAGAAGATCAGCTATGGCGACGTCTTCCTGCAGGCCGAGCAGGAATATTCGCGTCACAATTTCGAATTCGCCAATACCGAGATGCTGCATCGCCACTTCGTCGATGCCGAGAAGGAATGCCGGGCGCTGCTCGATGCCGGCGCTCCCGGTGACAACGCCAACCAGCGCCTGCACAAATGCGTCTTCCCGGCCTATGACCAATGCATCAAGGCCAGCCACGTCTTCAACCTGCTCGACGCTCGCGGCGTCATCTCGGTGACCGAGCGCCAGAGCTATATTCTGCGGGTGCGTACGCTCGCCAAGGCCTGCGGCGAAGCCTTCCTGCTGACCGACGCCGGCGGCGTCAACCTGGGCAAAGAGGCGGCGTGA
- a CDS encoding AAA family ATPase: MTQNPVGRIIHINGWPGTGKLTVGRLLAKRLGARLIDNHTLLNPAEALFARGNPLHASLREQIRRAVFDHAVRADPAESFVFTDALADDEHDSAMFSWYLDLAAARGADLVAVLLDCAPEENARRLISPGRSEALKLTDTARLQQLRANYKLLRGLAERTIEMDTTDLSPEQTTARILADIGV; the protein is encoded by the coding sequence GTGACGCAAAACCCTGTCGGCCGTATCATCCATATCAACGGCTGGCCGGGCACTGGAAAGCTGACTGTCGGTCGCTTGCTGGCAAAAAGGCTCGGCGCGCGCCTCATCGACAATCATACACTGCTCAATCCTGCCGAAGCTCTTTTCGCCCGCGGCAACCCTTTGCATGCATCACTGCGTGAGCAGATTCGACGAGCGGTATTTGACCACGCCGTGCGCGCCGATCCGGCTGAAAGCTTCGTCTTTACCGATGCTCTGGCGGACGACGAGCACGATAGTGCAATGTTTTCCTGGTATCTCGATCTGGCTGCCGCCAGAGGCGCGGATCTTGTCGCGGTTCTCCTCGATTGCGCCCCGGAGGAGAATGCCAGACGCCTCATCTCTCCCGGCCGATCAGAGGCGCTCAAGTTGACGGATACGGCGAGGCTGCAACAGCTCCGGGCAAACTATAAGCTGTTGCGTGGACTGGCTGAACGCACCATCGAAATGGATACGACGGACCTTTCGCCGGAGCAGACGACGGCCCGAATCCTTGCCGATATCGGCGTTTGA
- a CDS encoding LemA family protein: protein MYIALGVIVVIALYVVFIYNGLVRSRQMAEEAWSGIDVQLKRRADLIPNLIETVKGYAAHEKSTLEEVVALRNKAQAVPSGDVAGRAQAEGLLGQALGRVIALAEAYPDLKANQNFAELQASLETMEGELQMARRYYNGAARDLNVKVESFPSNLVAGQFGFAKREYFEITNEADRAVPSVKF, encoded by the coding sequence ATGTATATTGCACTTGGCGTCATTGTTGTCATCGCGCTCTACGTCGTCTTCATCTACAACGGCCTTGTTCGTTCCCGGCAGATGGCGGAGGAAGCCTGGTCGGGCATCGACGTGCAGCTCAAGCGCCGCGCCGATCTGATCCCGAACCTGATCGAAACGGTCAAGGGTTATGCTGCCCATGAGAAGTCGACGCTCGAAGAGGTAGTTGCGCTGCGCAACAAGGCGCAGGCCGTGCCATCGGGCGATGTCGCGGGCAGGGCGCAGGCGGAGGGGTTGCTCGGCCAGGCGCTGGGGCGGGTCATCGCGCTCGCCGAGGCCTATCCGGATCTGAAGGCCAACCAGAATTTTGCCGAGCTCCAGGCTTCGCTGGAAACTATGGAAGGCGAGTTGCAGATGGCGCGGCGTTATTACAATGGTGCGGCCCGAGACCTGAACGTCAAGGTCGAAAGCTTCCCCTCCAATCTCGTCGCCGGCCAGTTCGGTTTTGCGAAGCGCGAGTATTTCGAGATCACCAATGAGGCCGATCGCGCCGTCCCGAGCGTCAAATTCTGA